CTGTTCCAGGGCCTGGAGTCGTCCTATCAGAAAGCTCTGCAAGCTCACCTGAGGAGCGGAGACAGTCCCATGTCGCTGCCCGCCTCCgaccgctcctcctcctcttcccagGAGAGCCTCAAGTGAGAAagcccctccccctcttcttctgtcAATTCCAGAAGTTCTGTGTCGTTTGTCTCCTGAGGTGTCTTCATTGTCTCGTTGTCTCCACAGTCGACCTCTGTCTGTGAAAAGCAGCGTTGGAAGCAGCACAAACAGATGTAAACACTCTTATCGCTCATATTTACGTCAAAGATAAAACGTCTACAAGTTTTCTTCTGACTTTATCATCTCGCGTCTTTCAGCCAAACCTGCCCACGGCTCCAGGACGTCTGCCGCAGCGCCATCTCCCGGCTCGCTCCAACGCTCTCGCAGCGACGTGGATGTCAACGCCGCCGCCACCGCCACGGCTCGCACCAGGATGCCCGCCGTGCCGTCGTCCTCTTCTCCCTTCGGCTCGGCCTCGGCCCTCCCCCCTGGATCCTACGCTTCGCTGGGTGAGACGCCAAAGCTTCATTTCCCTGTCGACCAGCTTCTGTGAAAACTCCGGAGTTTTAGTCTTTGGAGTGTTAGCGAGCAAATTGAAAAATCATGCCGATAATTAGAAGCAGAGCTCAAATCAACTTTTGAATGGATACGGTTTAATTTAATAaggttctttcttggctcgTGTCCTATTCCTCCACCAAGTCTTCTGGAAATCTGTTGACAACTgaacaaagaattaaaaaaaggacaagtGTGGAGACGCAACGTCTTTGACGGGGACGATccgtcttcttcttcgtctgttTTGAAGCTGTCCAGGTTGTGGTTGTTTGCCAGCTGAGCTCTGTGCATCACTTTCATCCTCTCGctcaaaaataaacatctaaCTTCTTTGAGAAGCTTCCGTGCAGCGGATCAGAACCCATGACCGGGCTCGTGtcctcatttattattatttaatttgttatttcattGTGGGACACTTAATATAATCACTGGGATGTTTGTGCAGTCGAGTCTCGTCCTTATCCAAATATCAGGTGACACATTCACAGCCTGCAGGAAGTCAGATTTACGCCCGTCTCACCCTGTTCACCTCTTCCTCAAACATACCTGGAGACTAACCTCTTGACCCCCGACCCCTAACCCTTGTTGTGTCTCTCCCGGGCCCGCCCACCGGTCAGACGGCTCGTGGTCTGTTAATGCAGACGGTAAGCTGTGCGGGGAATGAtccgtgccccccccccctgctgtgTTCCTATCCCCTCATCAGCCCTGTAATTGTCTGTGATGGGCGTGTCAGTGCATGGACTGTCTACGCATGGTGTTACCGTGAcgtctctgtccatctctgtccAACCGCTGGTTAGAGACGGAGAAAACAAGTGGTTGGAGATCAGTCGTCAATTTAACAGACGACAGGAGAAACTTACTAAATGAATCATCgtctgtgtttcaggttttTCAGTCATCGTCAGTGACGCTggtgtttctgtctttcatctctgtctgtcctctgtctcagGTCTTTCAGTCTCGTGTCTCTGCATGACCAAAGTGTGGAGAGTGTCCTTTCTAAACCAGCAGCAGCGTGTTTGAATATGACGTCTTTTTCctcgtcctctcctcttcaggtCGAGTACGAACCCGCAGGACGAGTTCAGGAAACGGTCCGTCCGTGACAGACAGCCGCGGTCGGAGCCGAGGGAAGGTCGTTTCACAGTCCCAACGTGAGTCGCTCCTGCctcttgtgtctttttttaGATTTCTACGTTCTCGCTCAGTAGATCTGAAGTACTTCCCTCTGTGTTTCAGCCGGCAGTCGCTCAGGTTCTCCGGGTCGACTTCTGAGCTCCACGTACGGCAGACTCCCGAGACCGACGATGGGCTCCGCTGCCGCCAACGCCGCCTCCAGCGGCCTGACAGACAAGAGTCGACCTCGAGGTCACCGCAGCCAGGGCTGCAGCCGAGAGACCAGCCCCACCAGATCAGGCATGGGTGAGGACGGTGGATGAAAACACTGCAACACGGAAACATTTCAAACCGATCGCAACGTCTTCGAACGCAAACGTCTCGTTGAGTTGAAGCACCTGAAggaagagaagctgcagattaagaatttcatgttgCGGCTGAAAGGAACGAACATTAAATCAGAAGTTAGAAACTGAGATAGAATCCAGAATAAACCGGGAGGCGAGAGAAGAAGTTTCAGTTGTGACTTAACGAACTGCAGCTTTAGTTACAGTGGCAGCGGAGTCTGAACTAATCTGAGTTGTaatgtgatatttaaatatatttactcGGACGAAAACtcttttaaattaaagatgAATCAATCGAGCAAATCATCTTTGCAGATTTTAGTGTCAGAAAGACTTCCTGACACATCTGTAGATTTATTAACATCTGGAGAAGAAGGGGTGACCGCTCTCACTCCTCCTTAAATGTGAGTTCAGACTTTAGTTGTAGTTTCTTCCTGAGGACGACTTGCACACGCTAACACTCCGGGTTCCTGTTCCTCGCACTAACGCTCAACCTGCCGCCACCCGAGTCTCACGCTCCCTCTTCTCCTGCCTGACTAATGTCTAATGCAGAGCTGGATGTGCTACGAGCTAAACTGTCCTCCTGcactgctgtctgtctgtctgtctgtctgtctgtctgtctcacctctccaGCCCGGAGTCGAATCCCCCGACCGAGCATGAGTCAGGGCTGCAGCCGCGAAACCAGTCGCGAGAGCAGCCGCGACACCAGCCCAGCCCGGGGTTTCTCCCCCCTGGGTGAGTATGGTCCTGACGTTCCCCAATGAATCCCACTTCTCTCAGCGGAGGAGAGAACAACATctggaaacagagacagatgtgtAGAGCTGATGTTTCTCTAACGTTAAGCAGGAATCAGAATAATCATCTAAAGCGAATTAATAAATTCACGCATCGCCCTGGATCGATCGTATCTTCTGGTGAAGAGACGCTGACGgatgtttttatctgtctcACCTCACCTTTAATTCCTCATCACGAATTCTCTGGCTTCCACTTCCAATCAACTTTTAAAATCGTAAACAGCGCCGCCCATTCCAAAGAGTTCTTTCCTGTCCCTCCCTCAACTTTACTGGACCCTCGTCTTCCTGCACGTGTCTCTGCCTTGCTCTGTTGTAACTCTCTGTTCTGCTAATGATCTCAGATCAGTGTTGAAATAATCAGTCGTTTCTGTATCGCCATAACAACAGTCGTGTTTCCTCCTCCAGCGACTCGCCGTCACTCCCGCTCAACCAGCGCTCTGTCCTCGGCAGAGTGTTACTCAGGTGACGTCTCCACGGATCCACTCCGTCCGCCAGATAGAATGAAAAGACTCATAAACGTTGATTCGGTTGAATTCATCTTCGTGCATCTGGCTGACGGAGTCGTCTGCTTCTTCACGCATGACCAACATCGCCCTCTAGTGGGAAACAATCACCAGACAGATGCTGTTGAATCGTTAACGTTGGTTAACCGGTGAAAAACACAGAACTTGTTGTTGGTTGTTTCTTACTTATGTCACtcacctgcagggggcgacaCCACATCTGCCTGCTTGTCACGATTATAAAATATAAGTTGCTGCGACGGTTTGTAGAAAAAATGAAActtgttttgaaatgtgaagACAAAATCTTTCGTTCGCAGCTTTTTTGCCtgatctttttcttttgctttcaaTATTAAATGCAGTTGATCGTTTTCTGGCTGTTTTGTGATTAGAACGAGTTTTACTTTCTCATTGTtcactgaatgtttttaattgacgtagtttactttttttttttagtaatgtCACTTTTCTCAAACACGTCAGTTTCTTTTCAACAAAACCTCATTAACGAGGTCAGACATTCACCCGGGACCCTTCACTCGTTCTGGTCACGATAACTTCCCATGTTCCGGCTTCGCATCTTCACAGTTGAGTTTCGTCCTCTTGTCTCTCTCGTCCTCACCCGCTCATGTgcgtttttttaaacttttttcagACCGACTGTCCCATCAGGCTCGGATCTCGGCCTCCGTCGACGCCATGAGAATCCTCAACACCGGCACCGAGGTGGAGGCTGCCGTAGCAGACGCTCTGGTGAGAATTCAGACTTATTTCTCCGAAACAAAGAAATCGAAACGACGTGTCTGCTGATGTTGTTGACGTCGTCTCCTCTGTGTTCTCCCCGGACTCTGTGAACTCCAGCTCTTAGGAGACTCCAGGAGTAAGGTACATTAACTCTGGACTCGCTCCGTCCTCTCCCTGCATGTAGAGCATGAGCTTCCAACTCTGACCCCTTCAACACACAGAGATCTGACTCAGACTGaagctgtttcctcctgttaGCGTAGTGCATgtgaaaatgtctctgtgtaAATGAAGTGTCACCTGCACGTCTCTGTAGCTGCACGTCTCTGTAGCTGCACGTCTCTGTAGCTGCACGTCGAAGCCTCTGGTCGTAGCATGTCTGCTGTTGTCTGACGTTACTCTTCGGTTTTGTCCGCGAcgcctcactctctctcctctcctctcgatCAGCGGAGGCCGGTGCGGCGGCGCTTCGAGTCGCCGGGCATGTACTCAGACGACGACGCCAACAGCGACGCCTCCAGCGCCTGCTCGGAGCGCTCGTACAGCTCGCGCAACGGCGGCATGGGGCCGCACTACCTGCGCCAGACGGAGGACGTGGCGGAGGTGCTGAACCACTGCGCCAGCGCCAACTGgtcagagaggaaggaggggctTCTGGGGCTGCAGAACCTCCTCAAGAGCCAGAGGATGCTCAGGTGGGAACATGGTGGAACCTTCACATCAGTCAGCGTCTGTCCTGTACTTTTCAGCGAGTGACGGTGATTGACCGTGGTTCTCGTTTTGTGTCCGACAGCCGCGTGGAGCTGAAGAGACTCTGTGAGATCTTCACCAGGATGTTCGCAGACCCTCACAGTAAGGTGAGATCCAGCGGTGTGCTGGCGTCAGGCAGAAGAATAATCCTCGGGATCGTCTCACAGTTTGTGCTacgtgtgttttctctcactcGTCAGAACTAACGGACAAACTAAccgtgtgtttttctgttgcatGCCTCGTCGCTGCTGCGGACTCTAACACCAGAGAGTAAGTGTTGACTCACCTCCACCTTCTGCCGCTTCGTCCgaaacaaacacagtgaagaaCAACAACTTCTTTGTTCTTCCTTGGTTttgtttccttccctctctcctctcgtcttgCTCCTCCCGTCTGACGTCACCTTCCCATCATCCCTCTGTGCGTCTCAGGTCTTCAGCATGTTCCTGGAGACGCTGGTGGACTTCATCGTGCTGCACAGGGACGACCTGCAGGACTGGCTCTTCGTCCTGCTCACTCAGCTGCTGAAGAAGATGGGCGCCGACCTCCTGGGCTCCGTCCAGGCCAAAGTCCAGAAGGCTCTGGACATCACCAGGTGAGACCGGGCCTTCAGGATGAGTCCTAAAatcaaacaatttaaaaacgTCTGAGACCAGAACATCAAATCTTGTCCTGGTTTTACTCTCTGGGTTTTGTGTCTCCGCGCTGACTTGTACTTCCTGTGTCTCTTTACTTTTGTCCGTCTCCTCAGGGAGTCGTTCCCGTACGAGCAGCAGTTCAACATCTTGATGCGTTTCATCGTGGATCAGACGCAGACTCCAAACCTGAAAGTGAAGGTGGCCATCCTGCGCTATATCGAGGCTCTGGCTCGCCAGATGGATCCGTCCGACTTCGTCAACTCCAGCGAGACGCGCCTCGCCGTCTCACGCATCATCACCTGGACCACCGAGCCCAAGAGCTCCGACGTCCGCAAGGTAGGCGGTCGGACGGCGTGGAGCTCCAGCGCCACCTCCAGAACAAACCTCCCTCCTGTCACCTTATGTCTCGAATCTGTGTTCCTTTGTTTGCtaagtttagttttttgttcCCACGTTTTGTTCCAATTGCCATTTGTCGTCCACCGAACCCCCAGACCCTTCACAACTGGGCAGGGGAGGATTTCTCAGGCCGACCCAGCACTGTGGCCTCTCTGCCCGGGGAGGGTAACCTGGAGGAGAGGTGCAAGCAGGTAGAAACTCCATCGACCTGCACGGCCGGGGCTCGTAACCCGCTCTAACCCGGCGAGCGGCTGCCGCTCTGCAGACCCCGACATCTGCTCTGTCGGTTtcacagagagaatgaaaataaCCCGAGGAGTGGGCGAGCTGTGTGAACGCTTCTCTAACCGCTCGAAAACTTTCTCAGCGATGGGAGTGAGTCGCTCTCTGCGGTTGAATCAAGACGATGATGAGTCGAGGATTTGAATGTGTCAGTTTGTGCATGAACGCTGAGTCTGTGCAGATTTAACTCGACTGATCtcgaacaaaaagaaaacttacgTTTCTTCTCCAAAACGTTTTtgcatgattttcttttttcagaaacttttttaattttcctgAAGAAAACTTGAagcagaaacatttattttccagctTTTGCTTAAcgaactttttgtttttgaggcAAACATCAACGATCTGCATGTGCACGGCAACAGATGTGCTTCTTAACATGAAACTTTCAAATATTTGACCTTGGAGGTTAAATATTCCGTCAAGGTTTTTAACCTGCGTCACAAAATGTCACTTCTGTGTTTCTGGTTCATTAATAAGAATCAAGGAAATGTTTGGGGGATGGTCGGATCATTTGATATTAGATTTGAATCCTGTGTTAAGATGGAGTCGTGTCTCACGGCACAACAGTGATCGACCGTCTCCGTCTCCATGGGACAGAATCGCTCCGATTCAAATGCTGTTGAAATAATTCAGTTATGGACAAATTATCTGTTTCACAGCAGCGGCCAAACAGGAAGAAACAGGAGGAAGTCGTGGAGATAAAacatgtgacctgtgtgtgtgtgtgtgtgtgtgtgcaggcggCCCAGGTTGTGTTGATCGCTCTGTTTGAGTTGAACACTCCTGAGTTCACGATGCTGCTCGGAGCTCTGCCCAAAACCTTCCAGGACGGGACGACCAAGCTGCTGCACAACCACCTGAGGAACGCCAGCGCCAACAGCGGCATCGTCATGGTagtgctctcacacacacacacacacacacacacacacacacacacacacacacacgtgatcaATGCTCAATATGAGTTTTTTATGATGTGATTTCcagatgtggtgtgtgtgtgtgtgtgtaaatccaGTCGTGCACTTTGTCGATCTGCAGGCTTCTCCCAGTAACTCGATGGGTCGGACTCCTCCTCGACAGCCCGGCAGCCGCAGCAGTCCGCTGACCTCGCCCACCAACTGCTCCCACGGAGGACTCTCCCCCAGGTGCTCCGCAGAAACGCTCCCCCTCCCACAACCTGAATGTAAAGTCAGACCCTGGGATCTAAAGCTTCAACAGGCTGCAGCTCATAACAGACTAACCTCTCGACTACCGTCTCTGGTTAAAGCAGGAGATAAACTCAAGTATAGTTTAAATATCAACTTTTATTCTGCGTTGGAAGTTTTTATTGACACTAGAATCAAATGAATAGTTTTTTTGCTGTGACTAAAGTTTTGAACAGTTTGGTGGGGGTGGAGTTCTCCACCTGCTCGTACTAACACCGACTGAGAACTTCTCCTTTTATTCCCACTTTCCTCATGTTTCTATTTCCTCTCTTCcgtctcctctttcttctcctcttcctcgcccTCCTTCCTCCCCGGCCGGCTGCAGTCGGTTGTTGGGTTGGAGCGCAGATGGTCTCTCCAAGTTCCCTCCTCCACCCTTcccctcttcccctcttcctccacccACTGCCCACTCCTCCCTCAAGGCCCTGCGGCGAGCTTACTCACCCAGGTAACCCCACCCCCttttacctcctcctcttcctcctcctctccctccgtcCTCTGGGGTTTCACAGTCAGACTGTAAGAACTTTGACGCACTGTGGAACCTCGGACTCACTCACTCGTCTGTCTTCACTCCTGCTTCGCTGCTGCCTCCATCTGCTCAAACTGTCGTTTCCTGTCCATgtgctcacttcctgtttctcctcctgcttcctTTGTCTCTGAACTAAAAACCGTCGTCAGGTGAGaacgtgtgtctctgtgctgtgactcACCTGTTTGCCTCCACCTGCGTCAGTGTGCCAACATGCACGGTCATGCACGTGCACCGTACTGTGCCGGACTGTGGAACGCAGCAGTGCACGGATTCAAAAAACAACCTGGAGGATGTGCTGAAGTTTGTGAACCGCTTCCTGTATCCATGACGACCTTTAAACCCTCACGAACCTTCACAAAGAAACATCTGGACCCAGATTTATAATCTGAGCAGATTCATCGAGTGACTCAGTGTCTCCTGCACTATGACGTCACCGTCATCAGACTTTATATTCAACATTAAACCGAATCTGTGAAATGATTTCTGATGGTTTCTAGGTTGTGACACCAGGGGGTGCTGTTTCACCACTAAATATTAGAACATTAGATTTTCTGGAAATCATAGAATGATCTCAGGAACGTTGACAGAACGTCAGAGCAGTTCCATCCACATCCTCCGCAGCACCAGAGGTTAGCTTCGTCCTCTAACCTCCGAGGATGAACGTCCTCGTTAGATCGTccaataactgtgtgtgtgtctctaccCCCCCCCTCTGCAGCATGCTGGAGTACGACAGCGAGAACCTGAACTCAGAGGAGATCTACAGCTCCCTGCGCGGCGTCACCGAGGCCATCCAGAACTTCAGCTTCCGCAGCCAAGAGGACCTGATGGAGCCGCTGAGGAGGGACGGCAAGAGGGACGTCACGGTGAGCGGGGGAGTTAGTGAATAAGGTTAATGTgcaacgagagagagaaaaggaaagtggatgaaagcagagacaaagacagaatcAAAGAAACTGTTGACGATTCGTTTCTACTTTGAGGACGAGAAGAAGACGATCAGAAACTTTTATATCTAACAACTCTGTCAaattcttttcttctctcttcagtCCGGGGTCGGGTCGTCCTCGGACTCCGACCCGGTGGAGGGCGGACGCACGGCTCTGGACAACAAGACGTCTCTGCTGAACACTCCCTCGCCTCGATCCTTTGCCGGCCCGCGTTTCCGTGACTACAATCCGTACAACTACACGGACGGCATCAGCACGCTGGACAAAGCCGCCCTGAAGGAGGCGCTGTACGAGGACGCCGTGGAGCAGCTGCGAGATGGTCAGGCTTCAGTTGTTCTTGTGTTTCCATcttcagtttgttgtgttgtgtgttctaagttgtgttctctctctctctctctcacaggccGCCGACAAGAAAGTGTTGAAAACAAGATCCTGAACCCGAAAACCTTCCCTGGTAAAGACACGAGATGTTTCAGAGTCCAGATGTTTCAGAGTCCAGATGTTCAGGCAGCTTCATTTGAACCTTTGTCACGTCTGAGGACACTCTGATGTGTAGACGCTCTTTTTGTCCTCCTGTGGTTGACCTTTGCCCTCCACCCTCAGCGGGACCTGCCGAGCAGCTGGAGCTGGTGGGCGAGCTGCTGAAGGAGCTCTCTCAGGGCCAGGCCGGGGAGCGGGGCCCCGAGGAGCGACGGCAGacgctgctggagctgctgaaggTGGCCCGAGAGGACAGCCTGGTGGTGTGGGAGGAGCACTTCAAgaccatgctgctgctgctgctggagacgcTCGGAGACAAAGACGTAAGACGCTCTTCAGGTGATTGTAAAAACGTCCTCTGAGTGGTTCTGAACCGCCTCCTCTCTCGCAGCACACCATCCGAGCTCTGGCGCTGAGAGTCCTGAAGGAGATCCTGAGGAACCAGCCGGCCCGCTTCAAGAACTACGCCGAGCTGACCATCATGAAGACGCTGGAGGCTCACAAGGACTCGCACAAAGAGGTTTGGATCATTCTCTCTGAGCGATTCCCTCTAATCTGCTCCGTCTAACTCCAACCCTCTGTTGAAGGTGGTGCGGGCGGCCGAGGAGGCGGCGTCCACGCTGGCGGGGTCCATCCCCCCGGAGCAGTGCATCAAGGTCCTGTGTCCCATCGTGCAGACGGCGGATTACCCCATCAACCTGGCCGCCATTAAGATGCAGACCAGGGCCATCGAACGCATCACCAAGGAGCCGCTGCACCAGCTGCTGCCGGACATCATCCCGGGACTCCTGCAGGTGAGACGCTCGTTCCGTCTTCATGCGTGTTCTCCGTACATTCAGTGTTTGTTGCCGTGTTCCACCGAGTCGTCTCGTCCGCAGGGCTACGACAACACGGAGAGCAGCGTGAGGAAGGCCAGCGTCTTCTGCCTGGTGGCCATCTACTCTGTGATCGGCGAGGAGCTGAAGCCTTACCTGGCTCAGCTGACCGGCAGCAAGGTCAGTCCCAGATCTTCGTTCTCACACTCGATGAAGAACAAACCTCAGAGTTGTGTTCGACCTTTAAGCTTCTTCCTGTTTCAGATGAAGCTCCTGAACCTCTACATCAAACGAGCTCAGACGACCaccagcaacagcagcagctcctccgaCATCTCCTCCTACTGATCCCTGAG
The genomic region above belongs to Paralichthys olivaceus isolate ysfri-2021 chromosome 24, ASM2471397v2, whole genome shotgun sequence and contains:
- the LOC109647064 gene encoding CLIP-associating protein 1-like isoform X23 gives rise to the protein MEEDEEVVAVSMDYLLEQAMHKDLGRRLQVGPEIMELILDQERCPELEQDQGSVDRMVDAVASSWVNSSNFKVVLLGMDILSSLVTRLQERFRTQVGTVLPSLIDRLGDAKDQVRDQDQALLLKIMDQAANPQYVWERMMGGFKHKNNRTREGLCLCLISTLNVFGSQSLTLSKIVPHICNLLGDPTSQVRDGAMSCLVEIYRHVGERVRMDLGKKGLPQSRLNVIFSKFDEVQRSGNMVLSPVSDKNFEDDDSVDGVRSSSSSKGASQSGKKTVSMGSFRRPPSASSAKSAGRDGSAAGALDEEYFIQAFEDVPTMQIYSNREVDEAMTKIRDVLSDDKRDWELRVAALRKVRSLVLAGAPEFDGFLQQLRLMEAAFKLSAKDLRSQVVREACITLGHLSLVLGSRFDHAAEAVMPILLNLVPNSAKIMATSGVAAIRLILRHTHYPRLIPIITSNCVSKSVAVRRRCFEFLDLLLQEWQTSSLERHGAVLTETIKKGIHDADAEARSVARKCYWSFHGHFSREAEQLFQGLESSYQKALQAHLRSGDSPMSLPASDRSSSSSQESLNRPLSVKSSVGSSTNRSKPAHGSRTSAAAPSPGSLQRSRSDVDVNAAATATARTRMPAVPSSSSPFGSASALPPGSYASLGRVRTRRTSSGNGPSVTDSRGRSRGKVVSQSQPGSRSGSPGRLLSSTYGRLPRPTMGSAAANAASSGLTDKSRPRGHRSQGCSRETSPTRSGMARSRIPRPSMSQGCSRETSRESSRDTSPARGFSPLDRLSHQARISASVDAMRILNTGTEVEAAVADALRRPVRRRFESPGMYSDDDANSDASSACSERSYSSRNGGMGPHYLRQTEDVAEVLNHCASANWSERKEGLLGLQNLLKSQRMLSRVELKRLCEIFTRMFADPHSKRVFSMFLETLVDFIVLHRDDLQDWLFVLLTQLLKKMGADLLGSVQAKVQKALDITRESFPYEQQFNILMRFIVDQTQTPNLKVKVAILRYIEALARQMDPSDFVNSSETRLAVSRIITWTTEPKSSDVRKAAQVVLIALFELNTPEFTMLLGALPKTFQDGTTKLLHNHLRNASANSGIVMASPSNSMGRTPPRQPGSRSSPLTSPTNCSHGGLSPSRLLGWSADGLSKFPPPPFPSSPLPPPTAHSSLKALRRAYSPSMLEYDSENLNSEEIYSSLRGVTEAIQNFSFRSQEDLMEPLRRDGKRDVTSGVGSSSDSDPVEGGRTALDNKTSLLNTPSPRSFAGPRFRDYNPYNYTDGISTLDKAALKEALYEDAVEQLRDGRRQESVENKILNPKTFPAGPAEQLELVGELLKELSQGQAGERGPEERRQTLLELLKVAREDSLVVWEEHFKTMLLLLLETLGDKDHTIRALALRVLKEILRNQPARFKNYAELTIMKTLEAHKDSHKEVVRAAEEAASTLAGSIPPEQCIKVLCPIVQTADYPINLAAIKMQTRAIERITKEPLHQLLPDIIPGLLQGYDNTESSVRKASVFCLVAIYSVIGEELKPYLAQLTGSKMKLLNLYIKRAQTTTSNSSSSSDISSY
- the LOC109647064 gene encoding CLIP-associating protein 1-B-like isoform X11 codes for the protein MEEDEEVVAVSMDYLLEQAMHKDLGRRLQVGPEIMELILDQERCPELEQDQGSVDRMVDAVASSWVNSSNFKVVLLGMDILSSLVTRLQERFRTQVGTVLPSLIDRLGDAKDQVRDQDQALLLKIMDQAANPQYVWERMMGGFKHKNNRTREGLCLCLISTLNVFGSQSLTLSKIVPHICNLLGDPTSQVRDGAMSCLVEIYRHVGERVRMDLGKKGLPQSRLNVIFSKFDEVQRSGNMVLSPVSDKNFEDDDSVDGVRSSSSSKGASQSGKKTVSMGSFRRPPSASSAKSAGRDGSAAGALDEEYFIQAFEDVPTMQIYSNREVDEAMTKIRDVLSDDKRDWELRVAALRKVRSLVLAGAPEFDGFLQQLRLMEAAFKLSAKDLRSQVVREACITLGHLSLVLGSRFDHAAEAVMPILLNLVPNSAKIMATSGVAAIRLILRHTHYPRLIPIITSNCVSKSVAVRRRCFEFLDLLLQEWQTSSLERHGAVLTETIKKGIHDADAEARSVARKCYWSFHGHFSREAEQLFQGLESSYQKALQAHLRSGDSPMSLPASDRSSSSSQESLNRPLSVKSSVGSSTNRSKPAHGSRTSAAAPSPGSLQRSRSDVDVNAAATATARTRMPAVPSSSSPFGSASALPPGSYASLGRVRTRRTSSGNGPSVTDSRGRSRGKVVSQSQPGSRSGSPGRLLSSTYGRLPRPTMGSAAANAASSGLTDKSRPRGHRSQGCSRETSPTRSGMDRLSHQARISASVDAMRILNTGTEVEAAVADALLLGDSRSKRRPVRRRFESPGMYSDDDANSDASSACSERSYSSRNGGMGPHYLRQTEDVAEVLNHCASANWSERKEGLLGLQNLLKSQRMLSRVELKRLCEIFTRMFADPHSKVFSMFLETLVDFIVLHRDDLQDWLFVLLTQLLKKMGADLLGSVQAKVQKALDITRESFPYEQQFNILMRFIVDQTQTPNLKVKVAILRYIEALARQMDPSDFVNSSETRLAVSRIITWTTEPKSSDVRKTLHNWAGEDFSGRPSTVASLPGEGNLEERCKQAAQVVLIALFELNTPEFTMLLGALPKTFQDGTTKLLHNHLRNASANSGIVMASPSNSMGRTPPRQPGSRSSPLTSPTNCSHGGLSPSRLLGWSADGLSKFPPPPFPSSPLPPPTAHSSLKALRRAYSPSMLEYDSENLNSEEIYSSLRGVTEAIQNFSFRSQEDLMEPLRRDGKRDVTSGVGSSSDSDPVEGGRTALDNKTSLLNTPSPRSFAGPRFRDYNPYNYTDGISTLDKAALKEALYEDAVEQLRDGRRQESVENKILNPKTFPAGPAEQLELVGELLKELSQGQAGERGPEERRQTLLELLKVAREDSLVVWEEHFKTMLLLLLETLGDKDHTIRALALRVLKEILRNQPARFKNYAELTIMKTLEAHKDSHKEVVRAAEEAASTLAGSIPPEQCIKVLCPIVQTADYPINLAAIKMQTRAIERITKEPLHQLLPDIIPGLLQGYDNTESSVRKASVFCLVAIYSVIGEELKPYLAQLTGSKMKLLNLYIKRAQTTTSNSSSSSDISSY